The Brachypodium distachyon strain Bd21 chromosome 4, Brachypodium_distachyon_v3.0, whole genome shotgun sequence nucleotide sequence AGGTTCCTTGCTATTGGATTCTGCCCCAGCACACGGGAACTAATTAAGATTTTCCTCGTAGAGGCTTTTTATCATGCTGAAGTGCTAAACAAGTTCTATggtcatgccaaaaaaaatcaagagaaCTTAACATGCTTGAACTGTAAGGAGGCAGAGAAAACGAGAAACCTGTTTCCTAGCTCTTGAACGTGCAGCTGATTCTCGGTTCTTGATCATCCTCTTTTGCCTCCGATCAACAACCTTGTACACCACATCCTCAGAAGAAATTCGCTTACGAGTAGGAGTTTGAAGATCAGACAGTGCTACTGATGGTGAAATACTCATTTGACCATCCGGGTAGATTGCATCCATTGTTGAAGGGATTGCAACACTCAGTGGCTGTGCAATTGACTGACGTATGATAAACGCATCAATTGGACTGGTGCCCTGTGGGAAATCTTGCACTTTAGTCATCAAATTAGAATCTTCTCCTGTCCCCACACGACCACTTAACTCATCGGCATCCTTCTGATGTTGCTCAGAAACTATCCCAACCCTGTGCAGGAACTCCTCTAGTGTCATCTCCCCAAACGACAGCTGCGCCTCGCAACCTGAACTCCTTTCCTCGTCATCACTACTCTCCTGGTCCTGCTGGATGTCCCTCCAAACTTCGTCCACTGTCTTCTTACTCAACGCTGGAGGCACGGTAATGCTGCTGCCCTGACGCTCCAGACCAGAAGATGGCGTGTTCTGACTGCCTGAATTCCCAACACCATTCCGTATTGGCAGGCTCGTGTCATCTGGAAGCACACTCCTCACAAGGTCATCAAGGTTCATACTAAGCAGTGGCGCGCCGAGGTGGCTCTCGACCTCACTGAGGGTGAGGTTGTAGAGAGAGCCTTCCCTGACAAGTGTCTGAATATGAGCCCTATGATGCCCCTTGCCCATGACGGCAGTGCTACCACCTTGGGAGCTCATTTTCCTGTTTTATGATTGACTAATGGCAATACTGGTGATCAACGGTTCATGGCATGAAAGAGTACACCCCTCTGATTTTGTAACCCTCGTGCACAAATTGTTCAGATTTTGATTTGTTTAAGCTGGAGACCTTACTGCGATTAGGAAAGGTTTACATAAGATCCCCGATACATGCAGTAGAGCAAACTCATGATAGGAAACATATATAATTCAGCAAATTTAATAAACAATTATGCATGTGCATGAACAAAACTCCAAGTGCACTATCGTATGTGTTTTTGTTAGAAAATGCCAAGTGCTCAACTTTGAATTCCAAGTAGCAATAGAGAAAGTGCAAACCCATCAATGAAAAATTTTGTACAGAAATACCAGCCTCAGCCTGACAGTAGTGGTTGCTGACTGGCCACCTACTACAAACTCAAAACTGGAACGAAACCCAAAAGGCAGGTCCAACCTTATCCTTACCCACCGACTttaagaaggaaaaaaatgaaccaAACGGCAGAAAGGGTATAAATAAATAACGTATATGATCCAGTACAAGAAAGCGATAGCATAATCACTATCAAATTCTGTAAAATACACTACATAGAGGGGAAATTCGTATAGGACCGGTGCAGTGGTGCGGTGCCAACCAGCAAGCTTCCAGCGAAAAATATGTCACTAATTGCACGGCTTACAAATGCTATTTTAGACTCCTGGTCCTTGGAATTTTTGCACAACACACAAAACCCACGTATTTTCTATCTGAAAAATTGTTGGCTCATACTTCATCGCACAATGTACAtctatgatttttttgttcttaAGACAAGTGTGCTAAGATAATTTTCATCTTTCAAAGCATGGACTGTATGAGTTTATACATGACACCgatgtaaaaataaaattgctaATGGCAGAACGTACGGAAAACCCAACCAGACGCCCGAATCCGAAGAGGAAGCACGGAACGAAATCACTGGATTCGGCTTCATTCTCTCGCGAAACGGGGACGGGCAGGCAGTAAATCCAATCCAGCATAGGATAGGGAGCGCACGCCTGAGGGGGATCAGCGGGGGGAAAttgggaaagagagagggagatcGAGGTCGGGTACTCACGCGGTGCTGTTCGCGAAGGCGCGCGGAGGAGGGGCGTGGCTGGAGAGGACGAAGGATGgtctgctgctgctcgatCGGGGTGGCGCGATGTCTCCGCGGGAGAgtgaggaggagaagagaggaagggaAAGCAGAGCACCAttgggaagggaagggaagggaagggaagaaaaagaatattTCTCTGgtggagacgacgacgacgacaggTGGTAGTGGCGGGCCTAGGTGGTAGTGGCGGGCCTAAGGGGCTGGGGAGGAAAGGCGTTCTAGTTTGGGCCGAAAGTCTGTTTAGGTTGGGCCGGTTGATGGGCCGACGGTGCTCGGCTGAGCTGAATAAGGTCCATAGACCCAAAGGAATAAAAGCCCATTGGTGTGTGTAGGCTTTGTGTCTCTAGGATTTCCATTCCAAAACTTTGTAGTTTGATGGTCCCGCTaataaattattattttctacCTGCAATTAGGTGAGCTCTTAGGGCTTccgtcaaaaagaaaaatgagcaTTTGAGATGGGGGTCACGTTGCATGCCCCTAGGCTTATATATAGAGGGAAGTAGAGTGATGTAGACAATTAATGGTCGGGGCATATCAGTGCATAAAAGAAGACGGGGTACTATACTATCATGAGGGAACGGTGGAAGACGAAGAATTCACTTTCAGCAGCATTCTCGTTTGAAATCAAGGTTCTCAATTCAAGATTTCAGCAGGATACATAAGCTCCGTATATATTGTGGTTGCTGTCATTGTTGGCGTGAACGGGGATGTAGCTCAAATGGTAGAGCGCTCGCTTTGCATGCGAGAGGCACGGGGTTCGATCCCCCGCATCTCCATTTTCGCTTTTGCTCTTTCtgttcctctctttttttgctctttctgttctttttttttgctctttcTGTTCCTTTTTTCTATCGTTTGCAGTGTCGTTCCCTGCCTTCCTCCATTCTGGAAATAAGTGATT carries:
- the LOC100846555 gene encoding ABSCISIC ACID-INSENSITIVE 5-like protein 2, whose protein sequence is MSSQGGSTAVMGKGHHRAHIQTLVREGSLYNLTLSEVESHLGAPLLSMNLDDLVRSVLPDDTSLPIRNGVGNSGSQNTPSSGLERQGSSITVPPALSKKTVDEVWRDIQQDQESSDDEERSSGCEAQLSFGEMTLEEFLHRVGIVSEQHQKDADELSGRVGTGEDSNLMTKVQDFPQGTSPIDAFIIRQSIAQPLSVAIPSTMDAIYPDGQMSISPSVALSDLQTPTRKRISSEDVVYKVVDRRQKRMIKNRESAARSRARKQAYTNELECKLSCLEEENKRLKREKELDRLLKSAPPPPEPKPLLRRARSASF